Proteins from a single region of Catenulispora acidiphila DSM 44928:
- a CDS encoding C40 family peptidase: protein MNDVAKKAKFALGGTLLSPIAIVLGIALATTGSGTLEPQTVLAAAAAASLTNQPCSTSGPVSPGTTDLSPGHPITSGQISNAQILYTVSQNDLHLPEDAAVIAIAASIERTRLANYTVKSDYNGLGLFNQDPGSWGTAAELADPVHVATQFYTRLAQVPDWQTIPFDQAASAVLRLPDPARFNFEQWEAISKRLVATFDGSAGTCSGTGGDGSAGGGSDLQLPPGFTLPVNTPAAARTAVAWALAQLGTPYSYGGSCTNAHDGNLADQCDCSSLMMMAYRAAGITIPRGSIAQSDVGTPIYNVNDLKPGDLIFIPGDDGTPEAPGHVGMALGQGLLVEAPHTGLTVRIQPIAGYWEGQISKMRRIVN, encoded by the coding sequence ATGAACGACGTCGCGAAGAAGGCGAAGTTCGCTCTCGGCGGCACCCTGCTGTCGCCCATAGCCATCGTCCTCGGCATCGCGCTCGCGACCACAGGATCAGGCACTCTCGAACCCCAGACCGTTTTGGCAGCAGCAGCCGCGGCGTCGCTGACGAACCAGCCATGCTCAACTTCCGGACCGGTATCGCCTGGCACGACTGACCTCAGCCCAGGGCACCCGATCACCTCCGGCCAGATCAGCAACGCCCAAATCCTCTACACGGTGTCTCAGAACGACTTACACCTTCCTGAGGACGCGGCGGTGATCGCGATCGCAGCCTCGATCGAGCGGACCCGCCTGGCGAACTACACGGTGAAGAGCGACTACAACGGCTTGGGCCTGTTCAACCAGGACCCGGGCAGCTGGGGGACCGCCGCTGAACTGGCCGACCCCGTTCACGTCGCGACGCAGTTCTACACGCGGCTAGCTCAAGTACCGGACTGGCAGACCATCCCATTCGACCAGGCAGCCAGCGCGGTTCTACGGCTTCCCGATCCTGCAAGGTTCAACTTCGAGCAGTGGGAAGCGATATCCAAGCGCCTCGTCGCTACCTTCGACGGAAGCGCGGGCACTTGCTCCGGGACCGGAGGCGACGGCTCAGCCGGCGGTGGGAGCGACCTCCAACTGCCTCCGGGGTTCACGCTTCCGGTCAACACGCCAGCGGCAGCACGGACCGCCGTAGCGTGGGCCCTGGCGCAGCTTGGGACGCCCTACTCATACGGCGGTAGCTGCACGAACGCACACGACGGCAATCTTGCCGACCAGTGTGACTGCTCATCGCTGATGATGATGGCCTACCGCGCGGCCGGCATCACCATCCCGCGAGGCTCCATCGCTCAGTCCGATGTCGGGACGCCCATCTACAACGTCAACGACCTCAAGCCCGGCGACTTGATCTTCATACCCGGCGATGACGGAACTCCCGAGGCACCGGGGCACGTCGGAATGGCGCTCGGGCAGGGGCTCCTTGTCGAGGCTCCCCA